From Streptomyces sp. NBC_01460, a single genomic window includes:
- the ruvX gene encoding Holliday junction resolvase RuvX yields the protein MSQMRRGRRLAIDVGDARIGVASCDPDGILATPVETVPGRDVPAAHRRLGQIVEEYEPIEVIVGLPRSLGGGEGPAAAKVRAFAQVFARAVAPIPVRLLDERMTTVTATQGLRASGVKSKKGRSVIDQAAAVVILQNALESERASGAAPGEGVEVVV from the coding sequence ATGTCGCAGATGCGCCGGGGACGCCGACTCGCGATCGATGTCGGCGACGCCCGCATCGGGGTCGCCTCGTGCGACCCCGACGGGATCCTCGCCACGCCGGTGGAGACCGTGCCGGGACGTGACGTCCCGGCCGCCCACCGGCGGCTCGGCCAGATCGTCGAGGAGTACGAGCCGATCGAGGTCATCGTCGGGCTGCCCCGCTCCCTCGGGGGCGGGGAGGGCCCGGCGGCCGCGAAGGTCCGTGCGTTCGCCCAGGTGTTCGCCCGTGCCGTCGCACCGATTCCTGTACGTCTCCTGGACGAGAGGATGACCACAGTGACGGCCACTCAGGGGCTGCGCGCTTCGGGCGTGAAGTCCAAGAAGGGCCGGTCTGTCATCGACCAGGCTGCCGCTGTGGTGATCCTTCAGAACGCTCTGGAGTCCGAACGGGCGTCAGGCGCTGCGCCGGGTGAGGGCGTCGAAGTGGTTGTCTGA